From the genome of Methylomonas sp. UP202, one region includes:
- a CDS encoding penicillin-binding protein activator: MSDFKFAAIMPARLAACWVFGLLLTACAEEPVKSVKPQAARAKSAAKRGKPNEPAQSYRIADNQNGLHLLDADTRIQAGDSEAAQKALDRINPEQLTPEQLSKYKLLDAQISLSAGDAERALHKLEGTRPAVLAEADRIAYYQSLAFVHALLGDVLPSVRARLKLGQLLQAPEQQRQNIAAILDALSVLPVETLNASAPVADELGGWMALAKILKQRGSPGFDLSGQIAGWRQAYPYHPANAEYLQTYLNAPAAAAEPAPSESAIGPASATSAAGANLAVLLPSAGPYAPAAKAITEGLSVAHRLAASAAPQPGLKFYDTSQGEPGELYRKAIAEGAGLVIGPLVKEDIQSLALSSELTIPVLALNQVDNLGKANLYQFGLSPQDEAEQLARKARRDGLQNAVFLVPNTPQGQRVGHFLTSAWQAGGGSVVGLEQYDPKQHDFSGSVATLLAPSVSIDGKKQPLAVFVSASPEVARELAPQLKYPQSAELSIYAMPNLYSGRQNPVRDVDLGAIRFCDMPWLFGEYYPGPLSQSALQNIWQGLPDSQIKLVALGVDAYNLSGQLTQLAGGAYAGATGRLTLTGENRIGRALVCAQFKAGVPIADGFLN; this comes from the coding sequence ATGTCTGATTTTAAATTCGCCGCCATTATGCCCGCTCGCTTGGCCGCCTGCTGGGTTTTCGGGCTGTTATTGACGGCCTGCGCCGAAGAGCCGGTGAAATCCGTCAAACCTCAGGCCGCGCGGGCCAAGTCGGCGGCGAAACGCGGCAAGCCCAACGAACCGGCCCAAAGCTACCGAATAGCGGACAACCAGAACGGCTTGCATTTGCTCGATGCCGATACCCGCATTCAGGCCGGCGACAGCGAAGCCGCGCAAAAAGCCCTGGACCGGATCAATCCGGAGCAGCTAACGCCCGAGCAACTGAGCAAGTATAAACTGCTCGACGCGCAAATCTCGTTGAGCGCCGGAGACGCTGAACGAGCCTTGCACAAACTGGAAGGCACCCGGCCGGCGGTGTTGGCCGAAGCCGACCGAATCGCTTACTATCAGTCCCTGGCCTTCGTGCATGCCTTGCTCGGCGACGTCCTGCCCTCGGTACGCGCCCGCTTGAAGCTCGGCCAATTACTGCAAGCCCCGGAACAGCAAAGGCAGAATATCGCGGCAATCCTGGACGCATTAAGCGTACTGCCGGTGGAAACCTTGAATGCATCTGCGCCGGTGGCCGACGAACTGGGCGGCTGGATGGCGCTGGCCAAGATCCTGAAGCAGCGAGGTTCGCCGGGTTTCGATTTGAGCGGGCAAATCGCCGGCTGGCGGCAAGCCTATCCCTACCATCCGGCCAACGCCGAATATCTGCAAACCTACCTGAATGCGCCGGCGGCCGCAGCCGAACCCGCGCCGAGTGAATCCGCTATTGGCCCGGCCTCGGCGACCTCCGCCGCCGGCGCCAACCTCGCCGTGTTGTTACCCAGTGCCGGTCCTTACGCACCCGCCGCGAAAGCCATCACGGAGGGTTTGTCGGTGGCCCACCGCTTGGCGGCCAGTGCCGCGCCGCAACCGGGATTGAAGTTTTACGACACCAGCCAGGGCGAACCGGGCGAACTGTACCGCAAGGCCATCGCCGAGGGCGCCGGCCTGGTGATCGGCCCGTTGGTTAAGGAAGACATTCAAAGCTTGGCGCTATCCAGCGAACTGACGATACCGGTGCTGGCGTTGAACCAGGTCGACAATCTCGGCAAGGCCAACCTGTACCAATTCGGTCTGAGTCCGCAAGACGAAGCAGAGCAACTGGCGCGAAAAGCCCGCCGCGACGGCCTGCAAAACGCGGTGTTTCTGGTGCCGAATACCCCACAGGGCCAGCGCGTCGGCCATTTTTTGACCTCGGCCTGGCAAGCCGGCGGCGGCAGCGTTGTAGGTCTGGAACAATACGACCCCAAGCAGCACGATTTCTCGGGATCGGTCGCCACTTTGCTGGCGCCCTCGGTCAGTATCGACGGTAAGAAACAACCCTTGGCGGTATTCGTCAGCGCAAGCCCGGAAGTCGCCCGCGAATTGGCGCCGCAGCTCAAGTACCCGCAAAGCGCCGAATTGTCGATTTACGCGATGCCCAACCTTTACAGCGGCCGGCAAAATCCGGTGCGGGACGTGGACTTGGGCGCCATCCGCTTTTGCGACATGCCATGGTTGTTCGGCGAATACTATCCCGGCCCGCTGAGCCAGTCGGCGTTGCAAAACATCTGGCAAGGTCTGCCGGACAGCCAAATCAAACTGGTGGCGCTGGGCGTGGACGCCTACAATCTGAGCGGGCAATTGACCCAGTTAGCCGGCGGCGCTTATGCCGGCGCCACCGGACGCTTGACCTTGACCGGCGAAAACCGGATCGGCCGGGCGCTGGTTTGCGCGCAATTCAAGGCCGGCGTGCCGATCGCCGACGGATTTTTGAATTGA
- the rsmI gene encoding 16S rRNA (cytidine(1402)-2'-O)-methyltransferase: MSGKLYVVATPIGNLADLSFRAVEVLKCVDLIAAEDTRHAKLLMQHYGIGKPLQSLHQHNEEHASAGLIAKIQDGQSVALVSDAGTPLISDPGLPLVQLARRQHIDVVPIPGPCALIAALSAAGLPTSRFSFEGFLPRTSSARKGFFETKLSDTSTWAFYESSHRIEDALADMLTVFPPEHAIVVAREITKLHETIVGDRLDKVAERVRTDENMRKGEFVVIVAGYQAPETAGEISDEERRILALLLTECSTKTAAALAADITGQRKKLLYQAALAMQGGANAAD, from the coding sequence ATGTCCGGGAAATTATACGTGGTCGCCACGCCGATAGGGAATCTGGCCGATCTTAGCTTTCGAGCCGTCGAGGTTTTGAAGTGCGTCGATTTGATCGCCGCCGAGGATACTCGCCACGCCAAGCTGCTGATGCAGCACTACGGCATCGGCAAGCCGTTGCAATCGCTGCACCAGCACAACGAAGAGCATGCCTCGGCGGGCTTGATCGCCAAAATTCAAGACGGCCAGTCTGTGGCACTGGTCTCGGATGCCGGCACGCCGCTGATCAGCGATCCTGGCCTACCCTTGGTTCAACTGGCGCGACGCCAACACATCGATGTCGTGCCCATTCCCGGCCCTTGCGCGTTGATTGCCGCGCTCTCGGCCGCCGGCTTGCCGACCAGTCGCTTCAGTTTCGAAGGGTTTTTGCCGCGCACCTCGTCGGCCCGCAAAGGCTTTTTCGAAACCAAATTAAGCGATACTTCGACCTGGGCCTTTTACGAGTCCAGCCATCGGATCGAGGATGCGCTGGCCGATATGCTGACGGTGTTTCCGCCTGAACATGCCATCGTCGTGGCCAGGGAAATCACCAAATTGCACGAGACCATCGTCGGCGATCGCTTGGACAAGGTTGCCGAACGCGTCAGAACCGACGAAAACATGCGCAAGGGCGAGTTTGTGGTTATCGTCGCCGGCTATCAAGCGCCGGAAACCGCCGGCGAAATCAGCGACGAAGAGCGGCGGATTCTGGCCTTGTTGTTGACGGAGTGCTCGACGAAAACCGCCGCCGCGTTGGCGGCGGACATCACCGGGCAGCGTAAAAAGTTGCTGTATCAAGCGGCGTTGGCGATGCAGGGCGGCGCCAACGCCGCCGATTAA
- a CDS encoding oligosaccharide flippase family protein, whose protein sequence is MNLRQLVSQTAIYGLSSIVGRFLNYLLVPLYTYTYSAAEYGVVSEFYAYAGFFAVVLAFGLETGYFRFRQNPAYSGDAIYANALSLLTLANTGFLAAVAYWRQDLADWLRYPDHPEYLVWFAAILALDGITALPFARLRAENHAWRFAGIKLSEIAMTIALNLFFLLLCPKLAQHWPDAAWLRFYDPTLGVGYIFIANLIASLTKWLLLMPQFRRIPVNLNPALLGPMLRYSLPMVVIGFAGMVNEMLDRAILKILLPYDLTTNLKLLGIYGACYKLSILMSLFVQAFRYAGEPFFFAYAGRADAKRAYALVMRYFVIAGVFIFLLVTLFIDFFQYFIGAEYRAGLEIVPVLLMANLLLGIYVNLAVWYKLGDRTGLGAWVSLAGAALTVVLNLYWIPLWGYVGSAWATLACYAFMAAASWLLGRHYYPVPYPLARMFSYLILGLGLYFANRWTLSEFHWNAWLSGGLGLTIYLAVVATFDLKPLIRRS, encoded by the coding sequence GTGAATCTCCGCCAACTGGTTTCCCAAACCGCAATCTACGGCCTCAGCAGCATTGTCGGCCGCTTCTTGAATTATCTGTTGGTCCCGCTTTACACCTATACCTACAGCGCCGCGGAATACGGCGTGGTCTCCGAGTTTTACGCCTACGCCGGCTTCTTCGCGGTCGTGTTGGCGTTCGGCCTGGAAACCGGTTACTTTCGGTTTCGGCAAAATCCCGCCTATTCCGGCGACGCGATTTATGCTAACGCCCTTAGTTTACTGACCTTGGCCAATACCGGATTCCTCGCCGCCGTCGCTTACTGGCGCCAGGACTTGGCGGATTGGCTGCGCTATCCGGATCATCCGGAGTATCTGGTCTGGTTTGCCGCGATTTTAGCGCTGGACGGCATCACCGCGCTGCCGTTCGCCCGACTGCGCGCCGAAAACCACGCCTGGCGTTTCGCCGGCATCAAATTGAGCGAGATCGCGATGACGATCGCGCTGAATCTATTTTTCCTGTTGCTATGCCCAAAACTGGCGCAACACTGGCCGGACGCGGCGTGGTTACGCTTTTACGACCCCACCTTGGGCGTGGGCTACATCTTCATCGCCAATCTGATCGCCAGTCTGACAAAATGGCTGCTGCTGATGCCGCAATTCCGCCGGATACCGGTCAACCTAAATCCGGCGCTGCTCGGCCCCATGCTGCGCTATTCGCTACCGATGGTGGTGATCGGCTTCGCCGGTATGGTTAACGAAATGCTGGACCGGGCCATCCTGAAAATCCTACTACCTTACGATCTGACCACCAACCTGAAACTGCTGGGCATCTACGGCGCCTGTTACAAACTATCGATTCTGATGAGTTTGTTCGTGCAGGCCTTCCGCTACGCCGGCGAACCGTTCTTTTTTGCTTACGCCGGCCGCGCCGATGCCAAACGCGCCTACGCGTTGGTGATGCGCTATTTCGTCATCGCCGGGGTGTTCATCTTTTTGTTGGTGACGCTGTTTATCGACTTCTTCCAGTATTTTATCGGCGCGGAATATCGAGCCGGCCTGGAAATCGTGCCCGTCCTGTTAATGGCGAATTTGCTGCTCGGTATCTATGTGAATTTGGCGGTCTGGTACAAACTCGGCGACCGCACCGGCCTCGGTGCCTGGGTATCGCTGGCCGGCGCCGCGTTGACGGTAGTCTTGAATCTTTATTGGATACCGCTTTGGGGCTACGTCGGCTCGGCCTGGGCCACGCTGGCTTGCTATGCCTTCATGGCGGCGGCTTCCTGGCTGCTGGGACGGCACTATTACCCGGTTCCGTATCCGTTGGCACGGATGTTCAGTTACTTGATCCTAGGGTTGGGCTTGTACTTCGCCAATCGCTGGACCCTAAGCGAATTCCATTGGAACGCCTGGCTGAGTGGCGGCCTGGGCTTGACGATTTATCTGGCGGTCGTCGCGACGTTCGATCTGAAACCCCTAATCCGTCGAAGCTGA
- a CDS encoding YraN family protein, producing the protein MRFGKPKPAHLQSGADAERLALNHLQGQGLIWVCSNFRCKGGELDLVMRDGEMLVVVEVRYRKSEQYGGALASITPQKQARIIAATQHYVIIHKLNHLSVRFDVVAVSGDKHLHWIKNAFQT; encoded by the coding sequence ATCCGTTTCGGCAAACCCAAACCCGCCCATTTGCAAAGCGGCGCGGACGCCGAGCGCTTGGCACTGAACCATTTGCAAGGCCAAGGATTGATCTGGGTGTGCAGCAATTTCCGCTGCAAAGGCGGCGAATTGGATCTGGTAATGCGCGATGGCGAAATGCTGGTCGTCGTCGAAGTTCGCTACCGCAAATCCGAACAATACGGCGGAGCCCTGGCCAGTATCACGCCGCAAAAGCAGGCCCGGATCATCGCCGCCACTCAGCACTATGTCATAATCCACAAGCTAAACCACCTATCGGTTCGCTTCGATGTAGTGGCCGTCTCCGGCGACAAGCATCTCCATTGGATCAAAAACGCATTTCAAACCTAA
- a CDS encoding TetR/AcrR family transcriptional regulator — MTRNLQEHILNVASELFYSQGIKTTGVDAVVKAAGTTKMSLYKYYPSKDDLVLAHLRKSRAKLQAYIQEYLFKAGTDPGRQLLAVFDAFGDLQANPAFRGCPFINAAAEFADSGSPIQQTAAEFSEGFRALLSDLAARAGVRDPEPLSKQLAMLIAGAMVGEQMRRGTENMRLAREAAKILIASARD, encoded by the coding sequence ATCCTGAATGTCGCCTCGGAGCTGTTTTACAGCCAGGGCATAAAAACCACCGGTGTCGATGCCGTCGTCAAAGCGGCCGGCACCACCAAAATGAGTTTGTACAAATATTATCCGTCGAAAGACGATCTGGTGTTGGCGCATTTGCGCAAGAGCCGGGCCAAACTTCAGGCTTACATCCAAGAATATTTGTTCAAGGCCGGTACCGATCCGGGGCGACAACTGCTGGCGGTTTTCGATGCTTTCGGGGATTTGCAGGCCAACCCGGCGTTTCGCGGCTGCCCGTTTATCAACGCCGCCGCCGAATTCGCCGACTCCGGCAGTCCGATTCAACAAACCGCCGCCGAATTTTCGGAAGGCTTTCGCGCGCTGTTATCCGATTTAGCCGCTCGGGCCGGCGTCCGAGATCCGGAGCCGTTATCCAAACAGTTGGCGATGTTGATCGCCGGCGCGATGGTCGGCGAGCAAATGCGGCGCGGCACCGAAAACATGCGCTTGGCGCGCGAGGCCGCCAAAATCCTGATCGCATCGGCCCGCGATTGA
- a CDS encoding phosphoheptose isomerase, whose protein sequence is MSLQDRIISHFSDSIQTKQDSMASLCELIEFASQKIVEALVNDRKVLTCGNGGSAGDAQHFSSEMLNRFERERPALPAIALSTDTSTITSIANDYHYDEIFAKQLRALGQAGDILLVYTSSGNSGNIVKAVKVAHDRDMTVIALSGKDGGILAGALNEADIEIRVPSYSTARIQEVHLLISHCLCDLIDHQLFGG, encoded by the coding sequence ATGAGCTTACAAGACCGCATCATCAGTCACTTCTCCGACAGCATCCAAACCAAGCAAGATTCGATGGCCAGTTTGTGCGAGTTGATCGAATTCGCCTCGCAGAAAATTGTCGAAGCCTTGGTCAACGACCGGAAGGTATTAACCTGCGGCAACGGCGGCTCGGCCGGCGACGCCCAACATTTCTCGTCAGAAATGCTGAACCGCTTCGAGCGCGAACGGCCGGCCTTACCGGCGATTGCGTTGAGCACCGATACGTCCACCATCACCTCGATCGCCAACGACTACCACTACGACGAAATCTTCGCCAAACAACTCCGCGCGCTGGGACAGGCCGGCGACATCTTGTTGGTTTACACCAGCAGCGGCAATTCCGGCAATATCGTCAAGGCGGTGAAAGTCGCGCACGACCGCGACATGACCGTGATCGCGCTGAGCGGCAAGGATGGCGGAATATTGGCCGGCGCATTGAACGAAGCCGATATCGAAATCCGCGTGCCGTCCTATTCCACGGCCCGGATTCAGGAAGTCCACTTGTTGATTTCGCATTGTTTGTGCGATTTGATCGACCACCAATTATTTGGCGGCTAA